The Sporosarcina sp. Te-1 DNA window ATGTAAAGGTAAATAATTTTATTATGTAAACTAAAAGATTGACATGTGTCTTCCGGAAAGATAGCTGGAAAAGACTGCATTTGGGAGGGAAGAATATGAAAAAAGCGGTATTTTTAGATCGGGACGGGGTCATCAATGAAGTACTCACCAACCGTGTAAAATTCGTAAACCGACCACGGGATTTTTACTTTCTGCCCGGTGTTCCGGCAGCGATCCAAAAGCTGAATGCTCATTTCGATTATATCTTTGTCGTTACAAATCAAGGCGGGGTTGGTCTAGGTTTCATGAAGGAATCTGTACTTCAGGCAATCCATAAACATATGATAGCAGAATTGCGTAAGGAAGGCGCCATCGTCCACGATGTAGCGTATTGTCCGCATAAGCCAAAAGCAGGATGCGAATGCCGTAAGCCGCACAGCAAGTTAATCGAGGATTTGGCAGCTCAATACGATGTCGATTTATCGAAGTCCTATATGGTAGGGGATACCGACACCGATGTCATGGCCGGCAAGAAAGCGGGAACAAAGGGAGTGTTCTTAGGCGAATCCGACCCAATTGCAGATGCTGTGTTTCCCGACTTGCCAAGTGCTGTTGATTGGATTATCCAGGATGCTAATAGACAGTAAAAGCCGTGTGTATAGCGACACGGCTTTTAGATTCTATTTCTCCAGAGAATTCATCAATTGAAAAAAGTACTCAGGCTGCTGGGTCTTATTGAGGTGATACCATGAACGTAATGTAGCTGCTTCAAAGACATCCAATAATGTTAGTACTTCTTTTGCGAATTCCAATGGCGCTACACCCGATGCGGTGACCAAATTCCCACTGGAAACTACGGGTTCCGGCGCGAAACAGGCTTCGCCTTTATAATGGGGGCTGACCATTTTCAAATAATCCAAATCATTGCTTGTATGCTTTCTCGTGTCGAGGAACCCGATATCCGCAAGGCCTACAGTCGCTCCGCAAATCGCAGCAATAATAGACCCGTGTTCTGCAGCTTCCGTGGCTTTCCTTAAAATCTCTTGATGGTTCGGCACTCCCCACGTGTTGCCACCAGGTAAAATAATCAAATCCTGACTTCTAAATGTACATTCATCAAGTGAAAGTTCTGGCTTTACCGCCAAACCGCCCATTGTCGTAATGACTTCTTTTTCAAATCCCACCGTTACGACTCGTAGAGGTGCAATATCCTTTTTGAAATATCGGCCTGAATTCAATTCGGCAATTAAATACCCATATTCCCAATCAGACATTGTGTCAAATACATACAGATACGCTTTTCTCGTTTCCAACAAATCACACACTCCATTTCTAGTTGATATTGCTCATTATAATAAAACTTCCCTGACAGTCGTCGTCAGGGAAGTATTTATGATTGATGGAAATGGAGCAATTTGTTTAGAACGTCAATGACACTTTTCTGTAAACTGCTCGGTGCAAGCACGCGGATCGAGGTACCATAAGGTAAAAGTAGATATGGCACAAAAGTATTGATCATCTCTTGTTCTAGAAGAAAGAAGGCTTGGTTCGCATCCCGAGCTTGTACGTAATGACTTAAAAACCAATGCCGGCATAGATCGTCTAATACTTTCGGCTCCCCCTGAATGAGGACGGATTCAACTCTTTCTTCTGATAAGTTTGGCAGGAGGTTTTTCATGAAAAAATCCCGTGCTGAAAAATGTTCCGGCTCGTTGAATGGATGCTCCGTGACGATTAAGCTTTCGATCCGATCGACTCGAAAACTACGGGGCTCATTTCGAAGATGGCAAAATCCAATGACATACCACTTCGTATTCCAAAACAAGATTTTGTAAGGATCAATCAATCGATCTGTTCGTTGTGCTTCGCTTTTGGAAGGGTATTGAATTTTAACAGAGACACTCTCAACCACTGCTCGTTCCAACTCATTTAGCGAGGATTCGAGAGGGGAAGAACGCAATCCTTTTATAACATCCAAACTGGAAACCTGCCGGCTAATCTGGCTTTCCTGCTTTTCATTCACATAGTTGCCGAGTTTTGAAATAGCCCTTTCTAATGCCACGCCCCCATAATAGCCAGCGTTTTCAGCAAAATTAGCGGCGTGTATCAAGGAGGCTTGCTCTTCGGCGTCGAAAAAAAGAGGCGTCTCCTTGAAATGGTCCAAAATGGAGTAGCCGCCATGATGGCCGGGTTCCGAGACAATGGGCACTCCACTCGTCGAAAGAGCATCGATATAGCGGTAGACCGTCCTAATATTCAGCTCCAGCTTTTCTGAAATTTGTTGTGCGGTAATCTTTTGGTTGGAACGCAGCATCCAAAGAATGGCTAGCATATTGTCAATTTTAGGCATACACATCATCCGATCTGGCGTTTTCCACTAGTATAACTCGTGAACAGTTCAGATCGAAAGCGAACATAGAATATTAGTTTCCATCTTATTTATTTTTTTAACTTGTCTTCATAAAAGACATGGAAGTTTGGATCGATCGTTCCGATGTTTAAATGTCTGGCTTTATAGTCGCGCAACAAGGCAAAGAACTTTTTGCTTAATACAAGGAGTATAACAAGGTTGATGAAAGTCGGGATAGCGGTTGTGATATCAGCAAAATACCAGATGGATTTTCCTGG harbors:
- a CDS encoding type 1 glutamine amidotransferase family protein, which gives rise to METRKAYLYVFDTMSDWEYGYLIAELNSGRYFKKDIAPLRVVTVGFEKEVITTMGGLAVKPELSLDECTFRSQDLIILPGGNTWGVPNHQEILRKATEAAEHGSIIAAICGATVGLADIGFLDTRKHTSNDLDYLKMVSPHYKGEACFAPEPVVSSGNLVTASGVAPLEFAKEVLTLLDVFEAATLRSWYHLNKTQQPEYFFQLMNSLEK
- a CDS encoding YafY family protein translates to MPKIDNMLAILWMLRSNQKITAQQISEKLELNIRTVYRYIDALSTSGVPIVSEPGHHGGYSILDHFKETPLFFDAEEQASLIHAANFAENAGYYGGVALERAISKLGNYVNEKQESQISRQVSSLDVIKGLRSSPLESSLNELERAVVESVSVKIQYPSKSEAQRTDRLIDPYKILFWNTKWYVIGFCHLRNEPRSFRVDRIESLIVTEHPFNEPEHFSARDFFMKNLLPNLSEERVESVLIQGEPKVLDDLCRHWFLSHYVQARDANQAFFLLEQEMINTFVPYLLLPYGTSIRVLAPSSLQKSVIDVLNKLLHFHQS
- a CDS encoding HAD-IIIA family hydrolase; amino-acid sequence: MKKAVFLDRDGVINEVLTNRVKFVNRPRDFYFLPGVPAAIQKLNAHFDYIFVVTNQGGVGLGFMKESVLQAIHKHMIAELRKEGAIVHDVAYCPHKPKAGCECRKPHSKLIEDLAAQYDVDLSKSYMVGDTDTDVMAGKKAGTKGVFLGESDPIADAVFPDLPSAVDWIIQDANRQ